The proteins below are encoded in one region of Kiloniellales bacterium:
- a CDS encoding urea carboxylase-associated family protein: protein MTEPELTRLAARTGTAMRVARGEALRIVNLYGSQVVDCWAFNAEDLDEWMSMPHTRNACRRLTPAVGESFVTNLRRPILTLAEDTSPGVHDTLIPCCDAARYKELGCEDHANCADNMADGLRKLGIAPPLPPAPLNLFMNVPVGPTGRLEIAPPVSAPDDHVVLRAEMDVIVALSACPHDIFPVNGADATPRDVAYAVRPAARDAA from the coding sequence GTGACCGAACCAGAGCTTACGAGGCTCGCCGCGCGCACCGGCACGGCGATGCGGGTCGCCAGGGGAGAGGCGCTCAGGATCGTCAACCTCTATGGCTCCCAGGTGGTCGATTGTTGGGCATTCAACGCCGAAGACCTCGACGAATGGATGTCGATGCCCCACACACGCAACGCCTGCCGAAGGCTCACGCCGGCCGTCGGCGAGAGTTTCGTCACCAACCTCAGGCGGCCGATCCTCACGCTCGCCGAAGACACCTCGCCCGGCGTCCACGACACGCTGATCCCCTGCTGCGATGCCGCCCGCTACAAGGAACTAGGTTGCGAGGACCACGCCAACTGCGCCGACAACATGGCCGATGGCCTGCGGAAGCTCGGCATCGCTCCGCCGTTGCCACCGGCGCCGCTCAACCTTTTCATGAATGTCCCGGTTGGCCCCACCGGACGGCTCGAGATCGCCCCGCCGGTCTCGGCCCCTGACGATCATGTCGTGTTGCGCGCCGAGATGGACGTCATCGTCGCGCTCTCGGCCTGCCCCCACGACATCTTTCCGGTCAATGGCGCCGACGCGACACCTCGCGACGTCGCCTACGCTGTTCGTCCCGCGGCCAGGGATGCTGCGTAG
- a CDS encoding DMT family transporter yields MLIALVVMWGSSFALTKVAVSAIAPESVVAGRLVIAGGVLFGLLLITGRRVPTEGRLWVFFVAMAVLGNCLPYWLISWGQRSVDSGVAGILMAVMPLVTIVLAHFFVKGDRMTWRKGAGFLVGFLGVVVLMGPDALLQVQGQGSQIVAQLAIVAGAVCYAVNTIIARLCPANDSIVAATSTTIGANLLFLPTTVGDFMPVVWDLDLSSLLVIVVLGVVSTALAPLVYFDLVRRAGPSFLSQINYLIPLWAVLTGMIFLGETPDWSAVAGMGLILAGIAVAQIVLPRQRRDRKAAA; encoded by the coding sequence ATGCTGATCGCTCTCGTGGTCATGTGGGGCAGCTCCTTCGCACTGACCAAGGTCGCGGTTTCGGCGATCGCTCCCGAGAGCGTCGTGGCGGGGCGGCTGGTGATCGCAGGCGGCGTGCTTTTCGGCCTGCTCCTGATCACGGGAAGGCGCGTGCCGACGGAGGGGCGTCTCTGGGTGTTCTTTGTGGCGATGGCCGTGCTTGGCAATTGCCTTCCCTACTGGCTCATCTCCTGGGGACAGCGGTCGGTGGATAGCGGCGTGGCCGGAATTCTGATGGCCGTGATGCCGCTGGTCACGATCGTCCTGGCGCATTTCTTCGTTAAGGGCGACCGCATGACGTGGCGCAAAGGCGCCGGATTTCTGGTCGGCTTCCTCGGCGTCGTCGTTCTTATGGGGCCCGATGCTCTGCTTCAGGTTCAGGGGCAAGGTTCGCAGATCGTCGCCCAGCTCGCCATCGTCGCCGGTGCGGTCTGTTACGCGGTGAACACGATCATCGCGCGGCTGTGTCCCGCGAACGACAGCATCGTCGCGGCCACAAGCACCACGATCGGCGCAAACCTGCTGTTCTTGCCGACGACCGTGGGCGACTTCATGCCGGTGGTGTGGGACCTGGATTTGTCTTCGCTGCTGGTGATCGTCGTCCTCGGCGTCGTCTCGACCGCTCTTGCTCCTCTCGTCTATTTCGATCTCGTCCGCCGGGCCGGGCCCAGCTTTCTTTCGCAAATCAACTACCTGATCCCACTGTGGGCCGTTCTCACCGGCATGATATTTCTCGGGGAGACGCCGGACTGGAGTGCGGTGGCCGGCATGGGGCTGATCTTGGCCGGCATTGCCGTGGCTCAGATCGTTCTTCCCCGCCAGCGGCGCGACCGAAAGGCAGCCGCCTAG